One window of the Prosthecobacter dejongeii genome contains the following:
- a CDS encoding GYF domain-containing protein, with product MILEPTTEIFIGRGEVQKGCFKAAEVRLKLANGTLLPTDLYWIEGMEEWHPLSSLPPEPPPLPERALEDEKNPYRPPLAETLLNPAPVKHSGIGRRLYLLLFMLLTGGLGYLIDRYQFKPESMLDHLVVVSFFLPIIALRLKNIGFHPWSCLIAAVPLVSMIILLPCLFCQAGYATSRKLDKPGRIAMVVFLVLFVATVVFSSGLLPQPS from the coding sequence ATGATTCTAGAACCGACAACGGAGATTTTCATCGGTCGCGGTGAAGTGCAAAAAGGCTGTTTTAAGGCGGCTGAGGTAAGGCTTAAACTGGCCAATGGAACCCTGCTGCCTACCGACCTCTATTGGATCGAAGGCATGGAGGAGTGGCACCCTCTGAGTTCCCTGCCCCCGGAACCGCCCCCTCTGCCAGAACGTGCTCTTGAGGACGAAAAAAATCCATATCGTCCCCCACTCGCAGAGACACTTTTGAATCCGGCACCGGTCAAGCATTCAGGCATCGGAAGACGCCTTTACCTGCTGCTCTTCATGCTCCTCACTGGCGGATTGGGCTACCTGATCGACCGTTACCAGTTCAAGCCAGAATCCATGCTGGATCACTTGGTTGTTGTCAGTTTTTTCCTTCCCATCATTGCCCTACGGCTCAAAAATATTGGGTTTCATCCTTGGAGTTGTCTGATCGCTGCGGTCCCTTTGGTCAGCATGATCATCCTGCTGCCCTGCCTTTTTTGCCAGGCGGGCTACGCCACGAGCCGAAAGCTGGATAAACCCGGCCGCATCGCCATGGTGGTGTTCCTGGTGCTATTCGTCGCTACCGTCGTTTTTTCCTCGGGACTTCTTCCTCAGCCCTCATGA
- a CDS encoding acyl-CoA thioesterase, giving the protein MHRHTLTDRVQFADTDMAGIVHFSNFFRYMERVEHDFFRALGMSIWDKSAEIPVEERVGWPRVHVSCDFRAPLFFEEEFTMELLVEQVRPRTLRYIIRFWKQDGELSAEGKLVAACVRKDAQTGKMKAVDIPERIRSRISVAPPELLKLP; this is encoded by the coding sequence ATGCACCGTCATACACTCACTGACCGAGTCCAGTTCGCCGATACGGACATGGCGGGCATTGTCCACTTCTCCAATTTCTTCCGCTACATGGAGAGGGTGGAGCATGATTTTTTCCGAGCTCTCGGCATGTCCATCTGGGATAAGTCGGCTGAGATTCCAGTGGAGGAGCGGGTAGGCTGGCCGCGAGTCCATGTTTCCTGCGATTTCCGCGCTCCGCTTTTTTTTGAGGAGGAGTTCACCATGGAGCTTCTAGTGGAGCAGGTGCGCCCGCGCACGCTACGTTACATCATTCGTTTTTGGAAACAGGATGGGGAACTGAGTGCAGAAGGCAAACTGGTAGCAGCTTGCGTACGCAAAGACGCCCAAACGGGTAAAATGAAAGCGGTGGATATCCCCGAACGAATCCGCTCACGCATCTCGGTAGCTCCGCCTGAGCTTTTGAAGCTGCCCTAG
- a CDS encoding prepilin-type N-terminal cleavage/methylation domain-containing protein, translating into MFTNLPPNKSTQPKVWSSLHHGFTLMEVVIALTILGMITGTLFSIIQGSVRAAAQVEQLQRENDAINRFLDLCRKAFTTLPSTATLTLTALDPNSPTSSAQELTISGSTHCFGFGLSPISYEDTILGLRPDPNGATDANGLLVQYLCLSREDLIPESDDSSMALRQETTGLSAPDEQGRYWMPLLPDVVQMKWRFYKEADETWLEEWDETNWPALIELQLVMRDRTTPLRMVYSVPTITIVAGNGTATSTSNATTTTTSQNNPGGNGGNGRGGQTNNPRTNPDTPNSNPQR; encoded by the coding sequence ATGTTTACAAACCTGCCACCAAATAAATCCACCCAACCAAAAGTGTGGTCAAGCCTTCATCATGGCTTCACGCTGATGGAGGTCGTGATTGCATTGACCATTCTCGGCATGATCACTGGCACTCTTTTTTCCATCATCCAGGGCAGCGTGCGCGCGGCCGCTCAGGTGGAGCAACTGCAGCGGGAAAACGATGCCATCAATCGCTTCCTCGACCTATGCCGGAAGGCTTTTACCACGCTGCCCAGTACCGCCACGCTGACCCTGACCGCGCTGGACCCAAACTCCCCCACCTCTTCTGCACAAGAGCTGACGATCAGCGGCTCCACCCACTGTTTCGGTTTTGGCCTCAGCCCCATTTCCTATGAGGACACCATTTTGGGTCTGAGACCTGACCCCAATGGAGCCACCGATGCCAATGGGCTATTAGTGCAGTACCTATGCCTTTCCCGCGAAGACCTCATCCCCGAAAGTGATGACAGCAGCATGGCCCTGCGCCAGGAAACTACGGGCCTGAGTGCGCCAGATGAACAAGGCCGCTACTGGATGCCGCTGCTACCGGATGTGGTACAGATGAAATGGCGCTTTTACAAAGAGGCCGACGAAACCTGGCTAGAAGAGTGGGACGAAACTAACTGGCCTGCCCTCATTGAATTACAGCTCGTCATGCGGGACCGCACCACACCGCTACGCATGGTCTATAGCGTGCCGACGATCACCATCGTGGCAGGCAATGGCACAGCGACGAGCACCAGTAACGCTACCACAACCACCACAAGCCAAAACAACCCAGGAGGAAACGGTGGCAATGGACGAGGGGGACAAACGAATAACCCCAGAACCAACCCCGATACCCCAAACTCAAATCCACAGCGATGA
- a CDS encoding pilus assembly FimT family protein — MISLTPSPYISQAQPGFPARAQRVRSGFTLVEIVISLTIIIVIAAGAVPMFKGLREEQQAREPILELVRLAKEARIRAMREKRPYQVAFYPGGFVASRYFTPYLQLSELTTFLQEEEAGVRRLNPNSDDNDSDLDAGAGDVPKTSLPLAPTAPKLDDHWEEHYDLPQDVQYSLKFWHDLEETLIEGEVVRLWVFQPTGICQPLKIHLDRQSATFDVEFGALTADITKEIIDLK, encoded by the coding sequence ATGATTTCCCTCACCCCCAGTCCTTATATTTCGCAAGCCCAGCCGGGTTTTCCGGCTCGGGCCCAGCGTGTAAGATCGGGTTTCACCCTGGTGGAAATTGTCATTTCCCTAACCATCATCATCGTCATTGCGGCGGGTGCGGTGCCCATGTTTAAAGGGCTGAGAGAGGAACAACAGGCGCGCGAACCCATCCTGGAGTTGGTTCGATTGGCCAAGGAGGCACGCATCCGTGCCATGAGGGAGAAACGCCCTTACCAGGTCGCCTTTTATCCTGGCGGTTTTGTCGCCTCACGCTACTTCACGCCTTACTTGCAGCTTTCTGAACTGACCACCTTTCTGCAAGAAGAAGAGGCAGGAGTTAGGCGATTAAACCCCAATTCGGATGACAATGACTCGGACCTTGATGCGGGAGCTGGGGATGTGCCGAAGACTTCCCTGCCCTTGGCCCCAACAGCCCCTAAACTGGATGATCACTGGGAAGAACACTATGACCTGCCGCAGGACGTCCAATACTCGCTGAAGTTCTGGCACGATCTTGAAGAAACATTGATCGAGGGAGAGGTGGTCAGACTTTGGGTCTTCCAGCCTACAGGCATCTGCCAACCTCTGAAAATTCATCTGGATCGTCAAAGCGCGACCTTTGATGTGGAGTTTGGCGCCCTCACCGCAGACATCACCAAGGAGATCATCGACCTGAAATGA
- a CDS encoding type II secretion system minor pseudopilin gives MKLPHRQCDGADMMDRSSRKIAFDMMPRVASQTGSALMLMVWALLLMSVTVMGVVEYIRFSAEEAVLASAEFRALHLAESGLAVGLHPSARRGDKVLKQKIGTDSGFDVVINYEGARIPINYVTDERLREAVYELFVRWGLNSDEASIASESLADWVDRDDNVRSNGAETAFYESQRLFELPRQKGFINVDEMLLVRGMGIVDRLKPDWREFFSVYGDGTIDLRTAFKETLIAVARASETDVVNYINRRDGADGIAGTEDDQRISDSEAYRLLGLTGDRAQAMQGILTSDDDLRRITSTGYVGEKRAQIIIIARRGEDRSLTYLARIEE, from the coding sequence ATGAAGCTGCCACACCGCCAATGCGATGGAGCAGACATGATGGATCGCTCCTCCCGAAAAATAGCCTTCGACATGATGCCAAGGGTGGCTTCACAGACAGGCTCCGCCCTCATGCTCATGGTCTGGGCCCTGCTGCTGATGTCCGTCACGGTCATGGGGGTAGTGGAGTACATTCGGTTCAGCGCCGAGGAGGCCGTCTTAGCCTCGGCCGAATTTCGGGCCCTCCATTTGGCAGAGAGTGGACTGGCCGTGGGGCTGCACCCTTCAGCGAGGCGTGGAGACAAAGTGCTGAAGCAAAAGATCGGCACTGACAGTGGCTTTGACGTGGTGATCAATTATGAAGGCGCGCGCATTCCCATCAATTACGTCACGGATGAACGATTGCGTGAGGCTGTCTATGAACTCTTTGTTAGGTGGGGACTCAACAGCGATGAAGCCAGCATCGCCAGTGAATCCTTAGCAGACTGGGTGGATCGTGATGATAATGTGCGCAGCAATGGTGCAGAAACCGCTTTTTACGAAAGCCAGCGCCTGTTTGAATTACCGCGCCAAAAGGGATTCATCAATGTGGACGAGATGCTGCTAGTCCGTGGCATGGGCATTGTGGACCGACTGAAGCCGGACTGGCGTGAATTTTTCAGTGTCTATGGGGACGGCACGATTGATCTGCGGACGGCGTTTAAAGAAACGCTCATCGCAGTCGCCAGAGCTTCCGAGACGGATGTGGTCAACTACATCAACCGCCGTGATGGGGCCGACGGCATCGCCGGTACAGAAGACGACCAGCGCATTTCAGACAGTGAGGCCTACCGTCTGCTGGGGCTCACTGGAGATCGAGCCCAGGCCATGCAGGGCATCCTAACCAGTGATGATGATCTGCGCCGCATCACCAGCACGGGCTACGTGGGTGAAAAGCGCGCCCAGATCATCATCATTGCCCGCCGGGGTGAAGACAGATCCCTCACTTACCTTGCCCGGATCGAAGAGTGA
- the argF gene encoding ornithine carbamoyltransferase, whose protein sequence is MKHLLSIEQLSAAEIENLLAQAALLKKNRKTSPQVLAGQNWALIFSKSSTRTRVSFEVGVRELGGQVMFLSSADIQLGRGEPIKDTARVMGRMIDGAIIRTFAQQDVVDFAAYSGIPTINALTDDEHPCQILADLQTINERFGSWKGKRVAFLGDGDCNVARSWIWASARLGFELVIGAPKEFQPAADFMAKIPSGTITVTDDPKAAVAGIDAIYTDVWVSMGKEDEAAGRIETLRPWQINAALMQHAKSDAIVMHCLPAYRGKEITEEVLEAQAAVIFDQAENRLHAQKAVMVELAKA, encoded by the coding sequence ATGAAGCATCTCCTTTCCATTGAGCAGCTCAGCGCCGCTGAAATCGAAAACCTGCTCGCTCAGGCAGCCTTGTTGAAAAAGAACCGCAAGACATCCCCCCAAGTTTTGGCCGGGCAGAACTGGGCGCTCATTTTCAGCAAGTCCTCCACACGCACTCGGGTGAGTTTTGAAGTCGGCGTGCGCGAGCTCGGCGGACAGGTCATGTTCCTTTCCTCGGCAGACATTCAGTTAGGCCGGGGCGAACCCATCAAGGACACCGCACGTGTCATGGGGCGCATGATTGACGGGGCCATCATCCGCACCTTCGCCCAGCAGGACGTGGTGGACTTCGCCGCCTACAGCGGCATCCCCACCATCAATGCCCTGACCGATGACGAGCACCCATGTCAGATCCTGGCCGATTTGCAGACCATCAACGAACGCTTCGGAAGCTGGAAGGGCAAACGCGTGGCCTTTCTGGGCGATGGGGACTGCAACGTCGCCCGTTCCTGGATCTGGGCCAGTGCCCGATTGGGTTTCGAATTGGTCATTGGAGCACCCAAGGAGTTCCAGCCAGCGGCTGATTTCATGGCCAAAATCCCCAGCGGCACTATCACGGTGACGGATGACCCGAAAGCCGCCGTGGCAGGCATTGATGCCATCTACACCGATGTGTGGGTGAGCATGGGCAAGGAAGACGAAGCCGCTGGCCGCATCGAAACGCTGCGCCCCTGGCAGATCAATGCAGCTCTGATGCAGCATGCGAAGTCAGACGCCATCGTCATGCACTGCTTGCCTGCATATCGCGGTAAAGAGATCACTGAAGAAGTCCTCGAAGCCCAGGCTGCCGTGATCTTTGACCAAGCTGAAAACCGTCTGCATGCGCAGAAGGCCGTGATGGTGGAACTGGCAAAAGCCTAA
- the gspG gene encoding type II secretion system major pseudopilin GspG, producing MNTSHPFLRHSRQAFTLIEIVIVLTIISILAAGSIYMLKGNVDVAKETRVDGDLQNIMTQIQLYEARNMRPPTTEQGLKALVEKPTSEPLPEKWTALMEEVPKDPWGQEYKYRYPAQKSKKAFDVYSIGKDGAEGTEDDIGNWKASATK from the coding sequence ATGAATACCTCACACCCCTTCCTGCGCCACTCGCGCCAAGCCTTTACCCTCATTGAAATCGTCATCGTGTTGACGATCATTTCCATCCTGGCGGCCGGCTCCATTTACATGCTGAAAGGCAACGTGGATGTGGCCAAGGAAACCCGCGTGGATGGTGACCTGCAAAACATCATGACGCAGATCCAGCTGTATGAGGCCCGCAACATGCGCCCACCAACGACCGAGCAAGGCCTCAAAGCCCTGGTCGAAAAACCCACCTCCGAGCCGCTGCCAGAGAAGTGGACGGCTCTCATGGAAGAAGTGCCGAAGGATCCGTGGGGACAGGAGTACAAATATCGCTACCCAGCCCAGAAATCTAAAAAAGCCTTCGATGTCTATTCCATCGGCAAAGATGGTGCTGAAGGGACTGAGGACGATATTGGCAACTGGAAAGCCTCCGCTACCAAGTGA
- a CDS encoding thioredoxin family protein, producing MAEVPSTRILPLGSIAPEFELPDGSGQTFTLDDVRGPRGLLIMFACNHCPFVIHLANALAAFAKELDSQGIGVVAINSNDVEKYPADAPEKMLEFTAKYDWQFPYLYDADQSVAHAFVAACTPDFYLFDGELKLTYCGQFDGSRPKNTTPVTGDDMREAVRGMLAGEAPLPSQRPSTGCNIKWKAGNEPDHFTK from the coding sequence ATGGCTGAAGTCCCCTCCACCCGCATCCTCCCCCTCGGCAGCATTGCCCCTGAATTTGAACTTCCCGACGGCTCGGGGCAGACCTTCACGCTGGATGATGTGCGTGGCCCGCGGGGGCTGCTGATCATGTTCGCCTGCAATCACTGCCCTTTCGTGATCCACTTAGCCAACGCTCTGGCCGCATTTGCCAAGGAACTCGATAGCCAGGGCATCGGAGTGGTAGCGATCAACTCCAACGATGTGGAAAAGTACCCCGCCGATGCCCCAGAAAAGATGTTGGAGTTCACCGCCAAATACGATTGGCAGTTCCCTTATCTCTACGATGCCGACCAGAGTGTGGCCCATGCCTTCGTGGCCGCCTGCACGCCAGATTTTTACCTTTTCGATGGCGAGCTGAAGCTGACGTATTGCGGCCAGTTTGACGGCTCCCGCCCCAAAAATACCACCCCGGTTACGGGAGATGACATGCGTGAAGCCGTTCGAGGAATGCTGGCCGGGGAGGCTCCCCTGCCCTCGCAGCGCCCCAGCACCGGCTGCAACATCAAGTGGAAAGCCGGGAACGAGCCGGACCACTTCACCAAGTGA
- a CDS encoding dihydrofolate reductase family protein, with amino-acid sequence MTCTAFIATSLDGFIARRDGGIDWLASVETEGEDYGYAAFMATVEGMVMGRGTIETVVNFPEWPYGETPVTVLTSQPLAVPEKLQGKVSLLPPEPAVAVEHFRQRGFNHLYVDGGKTIQGFLEAGYLDRLIISRIPILLGDGLALFGALPHDVKLRHEETRSFASGLVQSRYAVMKTGQK; translated from the coding sequence ATGACTTGCACAGCCTTCATCGCCACCAGTCTAGATGGGTTCATCGCTCGCAGGGATGGGGGCATTGATTGGTTAGCCTCTGTCGAAACGGAGGGAGAGGACTATGGTTACGCTGCCTTCATGGCCACTGTGGAGGGAATGGTCATGGGAAGAGGCACCATTGAAACCGTTGTGAATTTTCCCGAATGGCCGTATGGCGAAACTCCGGTGACAGTTCTCACAAGTCAGCCACTTGCCGTGCCTGAAAAACTTCAGGGGAAAGTCAGCCTCCTTCCGCCAGAACCAGCGGTGGCGGTGGAGCATTTTCGCCAGCGCGGGTTTAACCATCTGTATGTGGATGGCGGCAAAACCATTCAGGGTTTCCTGGAGGCTGGTTATCTGGACCGCTTGATCATTTCACGCATTCCCATCCTGCTTGGGGATGGATTGGCATTATTCGGGGCTTTACCTCATGATGTGAAACTGCGTCATGAAGAAACACGCAGCTTTGCTTCTGGACTCGTTCAGAGCCGATATGCTGTGATGAAGACGGGGCAAAAGTAA
- a CDS encoding GspE/PulE family protein encodes MALLSLSDVLFQTASQAGCRDQSRLRHALDEATDKRLPLIDAVLDANVVDEESFFSSLATHLRLPYSNEDSAEQEGLHNRFPAKLALRHRIYPAHVSAVEATVLTYNPFDLNARQAVGQELQKRVHWQIASRHRILEALHQGYGVGAENFEELLEGRDGGEQDDDMKQEVNVLDEADEEATVMNFVNQVFREALKERATDIHVEPLERDLRIRYRVDGKLIEVPVPPNMRVLQNSLISRLKIMAHLDIAERRMPQDGRINLELDGEPIDVRVATIPSVNGESVALRLLTRKKFDMAAIGLDADTEAKFRKLLAAPNGIILITGPTGSGKSTTLYTLLKELNTKDRRIVTIEDPVENKLDGIIQIAVKPEIDLTFAAGLRSILRGDPNVIMVGEMRDQETVEIAIRGALTGHLVFSTLHTNDAVGGISRLLDMGIEPFMVSSSVRAFQAQRLVRTLCPHCKAPAHHEESFLRACGFPLEWKDKLFHPVGCRSCRNTGFTGRLAIMEICLMTEMLSEKINLRATTMELKAQALKDGMVPMRQYGFRKASQGITTLEEVMTVTAASE; translated from the coding sequence ATGGCTCTGCTCTCTCTTTCTGATGTGCTTTTTCAAACCGCCAGCCAGGCCGGCTGTCGGGACCAGTCGCGTTTGCGCCATGCGCTGGATGAGGCAACGGACAAAAGGCTGCCGCTCATTGATGCGGTGCTGGATGCCAATGTGGTGGACGAAGAGAGCTTTTTCTCCAGCCTCGCCACCCACCTACGCCTGCCTTATTCCAATGAAGATTCGGCCGAGCAGGAGGGTTTACACAATCGCTTCCCCGCGAAGCTGGCGCTGAGGCACCGCATCTACCCCGCGCATGTCTCTGCTGTGGAAGCCACGGTGCTAACCTACAATCCCTTTGACCTCAATGCCCGTCAAGCCGTGGGCCAGGAATTGCAAAAGCGCGTGCACTGGCAGATCGCCAGCCGCCACCGCATTTTGGAAGCTCTGCACCAGGGCTACGGGGTGGGAGCTGAAAACTTTGAAGAACTGCTGGAGGGCCGCGATGGCGGCGAGCAGGACGATGACATGAAGCAGGAAGTGAACGTCCTGGATGAAGCGGACGAAGAGGCCACAGTGATGAACTTTGTGAATCAGGTCTTTCGCGAAGCTTTGAAAGAACGCGCCACGGACATTCACGTAGAGCCCCTCGAGCGCGACTTGCGCATCCGCTACCGCGTGGATGGCAAGTTGATCGAAGTTCCGGTGCCGCCTAACATGCGAGTGTTGCAAAATTCTTTGATCTCTCGTTTGAAGATCATGGCACACCTAGACATCGCCGAACGGCGCATGCCTCAGGATGGCCGCATCAACTTGGAACTGGATGGCGAACCGATTGACGTCCGTGTTGCCACCATCCCCAGCGTGAATGGTGAGTCTGTCGCATTGCGTTTGCTCACCCGCAAAAAGTTCGACATGGCGGCCATCGGCCTGGATGCCGATACTGAGGCGAAGTTCCGCAAACTGCTGGCAGCCCCGAATGGCATCATCCTCATCACAGGACCCACGGGTTCAGGCAAGAGCACCACGCTCTACACCTTGCTCAAGGAACTGAACACCAAGGATCGCCGCATCGTCACCATCGAAGACCCTGTGGAAAACAAGCTGGACGGCATCATTCAGATTGCCGTGAAGCCAGAGATTGATCTCACCTTTGCTGCCGGTCTGCGAAGCATTCTGCGAGGTGACCCGAACGTCATCATGGTGGGAGAAATGCGTGACCAGGAAACGGTGGAAATCGCCATCCGTGGCGCACTCACGGGGCACTTGGTCTTCTCCACCCTTCACACGAATGATGCCGTGGGCGGCATCTCGCGTCTGCTCGACATGGGCATCGAGCCCTTCATGGTCTCCTCCTCGGTGCGTGCCTTCCAGGCTCAGCGTTTGGTGCGTACCCTCTGCCCGCATTGCAAGGCTCCCGCGCATCATGAGGAAAGCTTCCTCCGCGCCTGTGGCTTCCCATTGGAATGGAAGGATAAACTCTTCCACCCCGTAGGTTGCCGCTCCTGCCGCAATACCGGTTTCACAGGCCGTCTCGCCATCATGGAAATCTGCCTGATGACAGAAATGCTTTCGGAGAAAATCAATCTGCGAGCCACCACCATGGAACTCAAAGCCCAGGCCCTGAAAGACGGCATGGTCCCCATGCGCCAGTACGGCTTCCGCAAAGCCTCCCAAGGCATCACCACTTTGGAAGAGGTGATGACCGTCACGGCCGCCAGCGAGTGA
- a CDS encoding CCA tRNA nucleotidyltransferase codes for MFKAASHVIRTLRSHGHQALLAGGCVRDFLLGKEPKDYDVATSATPQQVVALFPGALTVGAHFGVVIVKHDHHQIEVATFRTDGSYKDGRRPETVTFATAEEDAQRRDFTVNGLFRDPEEDRIIDYVNGQEDLAAKLLRAIGDASQRFAEDRLRLMRAIRFATVLGFEIEPATWQAICDHAEAITTVSAERIRDELIKIFLHPNRLRGFDLLMDSGLMERVLPEILVLKGVEQPPQWHPEGDVFVHTRLMLSLLPEQVSLPLVLSVLLHDIAKPATFTVDEGTGRIRFNGHDKLGAEMAGDILRRLKFPNDIIEPTQVAVEHHMAFKDVKKMRNSTLKRMMARPTWDDEMALHRVDCLGSNGLLDNYEFMKEKAEEFSQAPLIPQTLINGRDLIELGWQAGKKMGEVLTAVQNAQLEGLVSTREEALAWVKAYSLQ; via the coding sequence ATGTTCAAAGCCGCCTCCCATGTCATCCGCACGCTGCGCAGCCACGGCCACCAAGCTTTATTAGCTGGCGGCTGCGTTCGTGATTTTTTGTTAGGCAAGGAACCGAAAGATTATGACGTAGCCACCAGCGCCACCCCGCAGCAGGTCGTCGCTCTGTTTCCAGGGGCGCTCACCGTAGGTGCCCATTTCGGTGTGGTCATCGTCAAACATGACCACCACCAGATCGAGGTGGCCACCTTCCGCACGGATGGCAGCTACAAAGATGGGCGTCGCCCAGAAACCGTTACCTTTGCCACGGCGGAGGAAGATGCCCAGCGTCGCGACTTCACGGTCAATGGGCTCTTCCGTGATCCGGAAGAAGACCGCATCATTGATTATGTCAATGGCCAGGAGGATCTCGCTGCCAAGCTCCTGCGGGCGATTGGTGATGCGTCACAACGTTTTGCTGAAGATCGGCTGCGCCTAATGCGCGCGATCCGTTTCGCCACCGTGCTAGGTTTTGAAATTGAGCCCGCTACCTGGCAAGCTATCTGCGACCATGCTGAGGCCATCACCACCGTGAGTGCTGAACGCATCCGCGATGAGTTGATCAAAATCTTCCTGCACCCAAATCGGTTGCGTGGTTTTGACCTGCTGATGGACAGTGGCCTGATGGAGCGCGTGCTGCCGGAAATCCTCGTTTTGAAAGGCGTGGAGCAACCTCCGCAATGGCACCCCGAGGGAGACGTGTTTGTGCATACCCGCCTCATGCTAAGCCTGCTGCCAGAGCAAGTTTCTCTGCCATTGGTACTCAGCGTCCTCCTGCATGACATTGCCAAGCCAGCCACCTTCACGGTGGATGAAGGCACAGGCCGCATCCGCTTCAATGGCCACGACAAACTGGGGGCTGAGATGGCGGGGGACATCCTGCGTCGGCTCAAGTTTCCCAACGATATCATTGAGCCCACACAGGTCGCCGTAGAACATCACATGGCCTTTAAGGACGTGAAGAAGATGCGTAACAGCACCCTAAAGCGCATGATGGCCCGCCCGACCTGGGACGATGAAATGGCACTGCATCGCGTGGACTGCCTGGGTTCCAATGGTTTGCTGGACAACTATGAATTCATGAAGGAAAAGGCCGAGGAATTTTCTCAGGCCCCATTGATCCCGCAAACGCTGATCAATGGTCGCGATCTTATAGAACTGGGCTGGCAGGCTGGCAAAAAGATGGGAGAAGTCCTGACGGCGGTGCAAAATGCGCAACTCGAAGGCCTCGTGAGCACGCGGGAAGAGGCACTGGCGTGGGTCAAAGCCTACAGCCTGCAATGA
- a CDS encoding type II secretion system F family protein: MPSFTYIALNATGQTVTGSLAVGSKAEAFRKLEAQALTPVKVAEEAKSAKATAALAAKAEDNQPVRLKRSQIILFTEELADMLDGGLQIDQALRVIAERQEDVGLRKVSVILRDQLREGSTVAKALKKASPSFDELYCNLVAAGEVSGSLPEILRRLAQNLMVMAELQAKVTSAMIYPAFLIGACIVLMIVFMTVMVPQITDLLAKSGQKLPLATQMLISFNNFLAQWWWVMLTVITIVSLSFKAYIATPKGLMWWHETKLKLPLFGPVIATRFYAQFAHSMGSLVGNGVPLLNSIRLVSKISANVYIQSLLAKVTSLVAEGGALSNSLKKVSHFPMTLIDMIAVGEQTGTLGKSLEKAAGRYDKELDKRIKRMTALISPIIIVFMAVIVGVVAYSIISAVFQSVNGIKSRV, encoded by the coding sequence ATGCCCTCTTTTACTTACATCGCCCTGAATGCCACTGGCCAGACTGTTACGGGCAGCCTTGCGGTCGGCTCCAAAGCGGAGGCTTTTCGCAAGCTGGAGGCTCAGGCCCTAACACCCGTGAAAGTAGCCGAGGAGGCAAAGTCGGCGAAGGCAACCGCAGCTTTGGCGGCGAAGGCGGAGGACAACCAACCCGTGCGACTCAAGCGTAGCCAGATCATCCTTTTCACCGAGGAACTGGCCGACATGCTGGATGGAGGGCTCCAGATTGACCAAGCCCTGCGAGTCATTGCTGAACGCCAGGAGGATGTGGGCCTGCGCAAGGTCTCCGTCATCCTGCGCGATCAGCTTCGCGAAGGCTCCACCGTAGCCAAGGCGCTGAAAAAGGCATCGCCCAGTTTTGACGAGTTGTATTGCAACCTCGTCGCTGCGGGGGAAGTCAGCGGCTCCTTGCCGGAGATCCTGCGGCGGCTTGCGCAGAACCTCATGGTGATGGCAGAACTGCAGGCCAAGGTGACCTCCGCCATGATCTATCCGGCCTTCCTCATCGGGGCGTGCATCGTGCTGATGATCGTGTTCATGACGGTGATGGTGCCACAGATCACAGACCTCCTCGCCAAGAGTGGGCAAAAGCTGCCACTCGCCACGCAGATGCTTATCAGCTTTAACAATTTCCTAGCTCAATGGTGGTGGGTGATGCTGACGGTCATCACCATCGTTTCCCTTTCTTTTAAAGCCTACATCGCCACACCAAAGGGGCTGATGTGGTGGCATGAGACCAAACTCAAGTTGCCTCTCTTTGGCCCCGTGATTGCCACGCGATTCTATGCCCAGTTTGCGCATTCCATGGGCAGTCTGGTTGGAAATGGCGTGCCTCTGCTCAACAGCATCCGGTTGGTTTCCAAAATCTCGGCCAATGTTTACATCCAGTCTCTGTTAGCCAAGGTGACGAGTCTGGTGGCGGAAGGGGGCGCTCTTTCCAACTCGCTCAAAAAGGTATCCCACTTTCCCATGACGCTCATAGACATGATCGCCGTGGGGGAACAAACCGGCACCTTGGGCAAGTCTCTGGAAAAAGCGGCTGGCCGTTATGATAAGGAGTTGGACAAACGCATCAAACGTATGACGGCCCTCATTTCCCCCATCATCATCGTCTTCATGGCGGTCATCGTCGGTGTCGTTGCATACTCCATCATCTCTGCCGTGTTCCAGTCCGTGAATGGCATCAAGAGCCGGGTGTAG